In bacterium, the sequence TGTAGATGTACCTCCCTGCGTCATCGCGCACGATGTCCCCGTTGAACTCCATCAACATCAGGTCGTCCTCGGAGAGACCCGTCGGATCGAAGTCGGGGACCATCGTCGCCAGGTGCCAGAAGAAGAGGAAGCATGAGACGATGACGCCGGTGAGAATCGCCGCGCGGAGTCGTTCGGAGAGCATGGGATGGCCGAGCCCCGGGTCTAGCTGAGGTTGTTGATCGGGAAGCTCGCGACGTATTCCTCGGGCTTCTGCGGGTCGAAGGTCTTACCCATGATCTCGTGCGTCTCGTACGTCGTCCCGTAGGTCGCGTAGCCGAGCTCTTCGGAGATCTCCTTGCACTGAGTCGCGAGATAGACCTCCTCGGCGACGGCCTGGTAGTCGAAGTCCTTGTCGACGTGCTTCCAGCGCTTCATCTGGGTGAGGATCCAGATCGCCATCGAATGCCACGGGAATGGATCGAAGTCGATCCGATCCGGCACGTTCCGGATCCCGCCGAGCCCGTCCGCGAACCGCCCGGTCAGGACCTGCTCGAGGACCGTCACCGGCTGGTTCAAGTAGTTCTTGGGCGAGATCGCCTTGGCGATGTCCTTCCGGTTGCTCTTGTCGGACGCAAAGCCCGTCGCGTCGACGATCGACCGGAAGAGCGCGAGGAACGTATTGGGGTTCTCGTTCGCGAACTCCTTCGAAATCGCGAAGGCACAGCACGGGTGACCGTCCCAGATCTCCTTCGAGAGCTTGAAGATGAACCCGGCGTTCTCGTAGACCGCACGCTGGTTGAAGGGATCCGGCGCCAGGTAGCCGTCGACGTTGCCCGCCTTGAGGTTCGCCACCATCTCCGGCGGCGGAACCACGCGGATCTGCACGTCCTTGTCCGGATGAATCCCGCCCTCCGCCAGGTAGTAGCGGAGCAGGTAGTTGTGCATGGAGTACTCGAAGGGCACACAGAAGCGGAAGCCCTTCATGTCCTGCGGGCCCTTCACGCCCTTGTGCTTGTTGGCGAGCGTGATTGCCTGGCCGTTGATGTTCTCGACGGCGGGCATGTAGTAGGGAACCTGCTTCGATCCGGCGCCGAGCGAGATCGAGAGGGGCATCGGACTCAGCATGTGCGCCGCGTCGACGTCCTTGTTGATCGACCAGTCGCGCACCATCGCCCAACCCGCGGCCTTGCGGACCTTCGCGTTGAGGCCGTGTCGCTCGTAGAAGCCCATGGGCTCGGCCATGATGATCGGCGTGGCACACGTGATGGGAATGAAGCCGATCGATAGATCGGGCTTCTCGACCGGGCCGCCTTCCTTGGCCATCGCCTTGGCGTCTTCGAGCGGAAAGAGCTGGCTGACCATCGCGAGAAGGGCGCTGCTGCCCAGGAGCTGAGTGAACTTCCGGCGATTCATGTCGCCGCCGACGACGGCGTTGACCACGCTCTTCTCGACGAAGCGATCCATCTGGTCTTCGGTGCTCGGAGCATTGCCGTCGGTCTCGTGTCCTCCCCAGCAGGATGCAGTGTGGACGTGGCCGTCTTTCTCGTCGTGCTTCATCGGATCGCTCCTTGTCACTCGAAGACTCGTTGTGGCGCGCGCTTCGTAGGTGCAAGGCGTGTGCCCGGATTTGGAGCGACTTCCTCTGGCACAGGCAGGCGATGTGGCGCTCGCTTGTGTCGGATGGAGAACGCATTCGTGAACTCATTCCGAGGAGTGCTGATGTTTTATTGCGCAACGACGCGAACTCCGACGGACTGACCGGCGAGCCAGAGAACGCTTCGACCGCGACGCAGCCTCGCGTGAGGGCACGAGGCAACTACGCGAGGGTCTCTCGCGCGGGCCGAGGTCCGCGCGTTTCTGCGCGCTTCAGCGCAGAGCGGCGAACTCGTGCCGTTTGGTTCGATTCTCGGCGCGAGCGGTGCGTGCGCCCTATTCTGAGGAGCTCGAGGAGAATTCCATGTCGCAACACTTCGAACCCGTCCCCTTCGAGATCGCGATTCCCGACGCCCGGCTCGAGGACCTCCGTCGCCGCCTTGCGAACGTCGACTGGCCTCACGACTTCGCGAACGAGGACTGGACCTACGGCGTCCCGGCGAGCTACCTGCGCGGCCTCGTCGACGAGTGGCGCGACGACTTCGACTGGCGCGCGCAGGAAGCGGCGATGAACGCCTGGCCCCACTATCGGGTCGAGATCGACGGCCTCCCGATCCACTTCCTGCACGCGAAGGGCAAGGGT encodes:
- a CDS encoding ABC transporter substrate-binding protein; the encoded protein is MKHDEKDGHVHTASCWGGHETDGNAPSTEDQMDRFVEKSVVNAVVGGDMNRRKFTQLLGSSALLAMVSQLFPLEDAKAMAKEGGPVEKPDLSIGFIPITCATPIIMAEPMGFYERHGLNAKVRKAAGWAMVRDWSINKDVDAAHMLSPMPLSISLGAGSKQVPYYMPAVENINGQAITLANKHKGVKGPQDMKGFRFCVPFEYSMHNYLLRYYLAEGGIHPDKDVQIRVVPPPEMVANLKAGNVDGYLAPDPFNQRAVYENAGFIFKLSKEIWDGHPCCAFAISKEFANENPNTFLALFRSIVDATGFASDKSNRKDIAKAISPKNYLNQPVTVLEQVLTGRFADGLGGIRNVPDRIDFDPFPWHSMAIWILTQMKRWKHVDKDFDYQAVAEEVYLATQCKEISEELGYATYGTTYETHEIMGKTFDPQKPEEYVASFPINNLS